One window of the Ciona intestinalis unplaced genomic scaffold, KH HT000174.2, whole genome shotgun sequence genome contains the following:
- the LOC100185286 gene encoding LOW QUALITY PROTEIN: protein FAM91A1-like (The sequence of the model RefSeq protein was modified relative to this genomic sequence to represent the inferred CDS: inserted 2 bases in 1 codon), with protein sequence MNEVEACMKKGCIWKTLPEQIKSALSHSKEEYDRMLFNYSIRNQLRYKTSAVRHVFDDERAYYNKLMNHSRRHLMLYPYHLQEKMIGLRVTPFSYYLTMMEGIMMQIXKSYDSLPNFTAADCLRVLGIGRNQYIELMNRCRLNRKFKIMSMKRIVNVREYLPIVPVDIPLQPWWIVCVGFITEEDMKGCSPRMQDLIDSLIDCGPRIASSISINLIHSLYTRGLIYLHIPIEDSTRIYVPPLEGFVMNRVLGDYLETLLYKIFISIDERTTVAELSQILDTSKSMVKRAISLFCRLGFAQILTNDEPTTVKMHYTWREKLQQDSTLHKHSKISDSGSDNISIPGKSDGKLLTWSIDHDTLSMDSLIMDDLSDAFSQTSLPTPTSPIHHPCRHGKRIMFLFDSSLTAFLMMGNLSNGLKNHAVTLYEVGKLTDESLDNFVHELDAIHTMPGWEGEARRYQQHALVLRSTILSLRQNKQLTQHLSDNDDYDITEAGIGLDLVRSESLTSLDRPTMNRLLNKNYHIAIAMSPLSEVGIISDSDSFHMIGPTSPVIASVWMKLYIYEVVGSGPVSVLFPIQSQLSSLPDVFNDYDELLVTSFTHEPVVARSSNVMFMIHEILHNSPVLVQGYSRKNCRPRKVYVPFHLASDPHGTGDAGGSSILARLSDKLSLQHTCGYVTLLNNLSSKSSEDKNEAEDDYCLLDINFGIPLFDEALNHEVCSGFVASNICSNASLKLLAQFNEKLLKDVTSFIQSQNEWRDPSVHPKLTMTKHKNKVPFPMSTLIFDGSKVHSLKRNK encoded by the exons ATGAACGAAGTCGAAGCGTGCATGAAGAAGGGATGTATTTGGAAAACTTTACCGGAGCAGATTAAATCG GCGTTGAGTCATTCAAAAGAGGAATATGACCGCATGTTGTTCAACTACAGTATTCGTAACCAGCTTCGATACAAAACATCAGCCGTACGCCATGTTTTTGATGATGAAAGAGCATATTACAACAAACTAATGAACCATAGTAGACGACATCTTATGCTGTATCCATATCATTTGCAAG AAAAAATGATTGGTTTACGTGTCACTCCGTTTTCATATTACTTAACCATGATGGAAGGTATTATGATGCAAAT CAAAAGTTACGATTCACTTCCTAACTTTACTGCTGCTGATT GTCTCCGTGTGCTTGGGATTGGACGTAACCAATATATTGAGTTAATGAACAGATGTCGTTTGAACCGAAAGTTCAAGATAATGTCAATGAAGAGAATTGTAAATGTGCGGGAATATCTGCCAATAGTTCCTGTAGATATCCCGTTACAACCGTGGTGGATTGTGTGCGTGGGGTTTATTACGGAAGAAGACATGAAA GGATGTAGTCCCAGGATGCAggatttgattgacagcttgATAGATTGTGGACCTCGCATAGCAAGCAGCATCAGTATCAACCTTATACATAGTTTGTACACCAGAGGTCTCATCTACCTTCATATTCCTATTGAAGATTCAACGAGAATTTACG TCCCGCCACTCGAGGGTTTTGTCATGAACCGAGTCCTCGGAGATTACCTTGAAACGTTGCTTTATAAGATCTTTATCTCGATCGACGAACGAACAACAGTTGCCGAACTCTCACAGATTCTTGATACGAGCAAATCTATGGTTAAG AGAGCAATTTCTCTTTTCTGTCGTTTGGGATTTGCGCAGATTCTCACCAACGATGAACCAACTACAGTTAAGATGCATTATACATGGAGGGAAAAACTTCAGCAAG ATTCAACGCTACACAAACATTCGAAAATTTCAGACTCTGGATCAGACAATATTAG TATACCTGGAAAGTCGGATGGGAAACTTCTAACATGGAGTATTGATCACGATACTTTATCCATGGATTCACTTATAATGGATGACTTGA GTGATGCGTTCAGCCAAACAAGCCTTCCCACCCCCACCTCACCCATTCATCACCCTTGTCGCCATGGGAAAcgtataatgtttctatttgATTCATCGTTAACTGCGTTCCTCATGATGGGAAATCTATCCAAT GGTTTAAAGAACCACGCAGTAACATTATACGAGGTTGGCAAACTAACTGATGAATCACTCGATAATTTTGTCCACGAGTTGGACGCGATACACACCATGCCAGGGTGGGAGGGGGAAGCAAGGAGATACCAACAACATGCTCTTGTGTTAAG ATCAACAATACTTTCCCTTcgacaaaacaaacaactgaCGCAACACTTGAGTGATAAtgatgattatgacatcacagaagcAGGCATCGGACTTGATCTCGTACGATCGGAAAGTTTGACGAGTCTTGACCGACCAACCATGAATAGGTTGCTTAATAAG AACTACCACATAGCCATAGCAATGTCACCCCTCAGCGAAGTCGGAATAATTTCCGATTCTGATTCGTTCCACATGATCGGGCCTACGTCACCCGTTATCGCCTCCGTGTGGATGAAGTTATACATCTACGAGGTTGTCGGATCCGGTCCCGTTTCCGTGCTTTTCCCGATTCAATCGCAACTTTCTTCACTGCCAGATGTATTTAAT GATTACGATGAGTTATTAGTGACCTCATTCACCCATGAACCAGTGGTGGCGAGATCATCCAACGTGATGTTCATGATTCATGAAATACTTCATAACTCACCAGTTCTTGTGCAG GGATACAGTCGTAAGAATTGTCGCCCACGGAAGGTTTACGTCCCGTTCCATCTTGCCTCAGATCCCCATGGAACAGGTGATGCGGGAGGATCTTCCATCCTCGCAAGATTATCTGATAAGTTATCACTTCAACATACATGTGGATACGTTACTCTGCTCAATAATTTAAGCTCGAAATCCAGTGAAGATAAAAATGAAG CTGAAGATGACTATTGTTTGTTGGATATTAACTTTGGAATTCCACTTTTTGATGAAGCACTCAACCATGAAGTATGCAGTGGGTTTGTTGCTTCTAATATTTGTAGCAACGCAAG TTTGAAGTTGCTTGCTCAATTCaatgaaaagttgttaaaaGACGTCACATCATTTATTCAGTCTCAA AACGAGTGGCGTGACCCCTCCGTCCACCCAAAACTAACGatgacaaaacataaaaacaaagttccGTTTCCGATGTCCACACTAATATTTGACGGCAGTAAAGTCCATTCATTGAAGCggaacaaataa